The following proteins come from a genomic window of Solea solea chromosome 3, fSolSol10.1, whole genome shotgun sequence:
- the LOC131456019 gene encoding zinc finger protein 638-like isoform X2, with translation MSDPRYNRYAPGNQRSTQGPYGLPSLHAERDLGTTSHLGLGPGFSSSGTSPATPANSGRMIPPLMAQTVNYRPEQSQARIDNNLERSVDMNVSRAREDVMFPDRPDHQSLGQRSHFTNTNEYLSSDPGTASYPMSSTSASLDHRNSNDKSGSSSLDWLSGYKMAVPGQPPVFYSSAASSGYTSVENERERDMQSIPGLGDYVYPVPNQPPGPSETHRPKYSSDSAANILLDFGLEKEDLGYLVSYPQDQMTPSNIPFILHQISIEKKKRSAVTKGMDNLSSSGGASAVLQPPKVIDYGHTSKYVGGVADRIGRTSNSKLLDTYDNSSHSQKPQVNNMMEVKTSSMGSSHQGTSVTSAIASYSSLLSSVGTPSDDRARQINAQPSQTSQTHRSSFSLPKSDTDIRLMSQPPLKQPDVDHQSTSETKPSSALFRGVHPERPGLVVVGSSDTTGNKNQGSAQSRESMVVEQIKIWQNQRRMQQNQQPQQDPPRQPQQNSLRQPQQNQQRQPQQNPPRQPQQNPPRQPQQNPPRQPQQNPQRQPQQNPPRQPQQNPPRQPEQNPPRQPQQNPPRQPEQNPPRQPQHNQQNRQPQHNQQNRQPQHNQQNQQNRQPQQNQQRQPQQNQQRQPQQNQQRQMQGVGPALQMGKGMPPSVFPVAQQLPTSFVAGDTRGSGAKRSSGFALHSTMIPPAEPVPNIVQSRMPPSRQYPAQRSPTPAMMFDYTASTPRDFPHTCSLCSKECSNLRDWISHQNTSLHLESCKVLRAKYPDWNGQIVAHPSDAGKDVKPSSSISSQASSEQHCKKTSPRRHHSSESRREKRSRSRSPHSFRYKRSSRSRSRSKEREKRKNERSSSPRRNDKRRSSPKGNDDRRSSPKRSDDRRASPKRSDNRRASPKRSDDSRSSPKRSDDRRSSPKRSDDRRSSPKRNDNRRSSPKRSDEKGSAAKRSDEKGSAAKRSDEKGSAAKRSDEKGSAAKRSDDRRSSTKTDDKEKSSPKTDDEKGSAAKSSDDKGSSAMKSDDRSSPKTDDKEKSSPKTDDKEKSSPKTDDKERSSPKTDDKEKSSPKTGVEEKSSPKRSDKKRSSPRRTDERRSSPRRTDERRTSPRRTDERRSSPRRTDDRRSSPRRTDKRRSSPRGGHGKRSSSEHSPERKKASSAERLVKEILQKSAAKSSSSEPDLEAVVKTLAPALLAELAKMKSSSSSSSSSTRGKRSQSSSSAGRKGSSSAASSSSSSAAAKKETTTTPPKANVQKNKMGKSPPPTMVKLKGVLISLSHSEVVSAVEQFGKTKSVVLFRARLEAVVCFEKEEDAKKLRNARKVIMKGIPVAVFVEEDTETKKTPQKKPVDSTPQTTKSSTATSPKKATPEKMSPDCPVKPLSSPSETQTTQAGKPTSEKTAAKSSNATDNAEVLTNQNETGNATVAEPTEAGVKETTSAIQETETPVENLISAEGIKKEREEEQTSEPTNILSSSTSENPPDLKSEDSKGQQSVVVPGNTMKFETRDPTVSELNCEVEPSKTDGQEKEAEDLEPMGVGETGAEVAEPMEATSSAPDNAGENLMHTEAVPDDSREDQPLTSADETRPDLSASEPSAVPPQNTEVPSDIKTPEASVKASAEDPEPESAAPGLEAKVEASQPTEDDNLAPSLTLGLKSLNEHLEDSGETTKSVDLSTQPPPLELGDDAEPAAPDESSTCEKVTVDSCSTAARDNEPKEETGSKLGAEDAFVSTISPTVNEDVDAPAEESLTTSNYNTAELLHFDQDTVVAIKALVQQHKLAQAGRSEEREISIKTSSDSADEKDEDTPQEKAQNDSPDEQMFNMEDFVTVDEVGDDVGKANPDPHRLSSSEPSGCDSRQTSTKASSSKSTDVSTKRISSSNMKSVSPKRLKESSESTKPSSFGHKEQRKTKPPVKATTPSSHRTRSSSAAFTGEKMEPSVETPPESEGAVAKSDHTVPAEDTAVKTVESETSEMQPPAKGQESGLSQTRDLETDFKDKTVKDLEKGKDDSVENTKEVDVGDNVQLVESSDIQTHKQMDDGNRSQHSDTQLPDPKNLANFQVLDSIDDENNCPEESSEKELDTSSQVVDHAIEDRVGNENAPETKIGEDSIRVMDTSLKPEENQMKPKQDEDEVESGVTSAESCKNIETPDGQIPKHDVKDVDSDVTEQETFEILDSIDTTEDDGQTPCDATPKDNLRNMDEEEDLYQVVDSVGDLPTTTETESEADSKALKSKKVETVIKDDKSSKRNVTRTRASKSEEDKSPKKQERTVKKYETRTNRDTTTEVSNKDQESGAVTDDMVYEILDSVEDEPVAFTPERSVRRRSARGKKEDLSESSKKTKADEEPSYEILDSVEDENMAEETTVTTRSTRGRRERTTKKDALIDKTKKEDLSSTRRRRTPARETPKKEEEPLQEGTPTMKKCDKTVRESGEEEATYEILDSVEDEVVKEERPMTRGKGKRGRPKKEVKTTKKETALSKKGSKDASEKEAAEEEVSYQVLDSVEDEKVDQPRSAKGTNMSKNIEKHKKESLPEVPKNEEEEEEEEPLYQIVDSVEDDQTLEESVTEAKDEISPQVEEPAGGGETKMCSTVVVGASEDVVHALEKVSDASSAEEPLSLEKTEGSLKTGDERHKEGTSTTKSQRETPEEEMNALVNLDEVSDEEEDYPDDTAEEDRRKNQAVKEKETTASRTMDKKRGEVVEVDVKELLTLDEVGADEAGEEATAAQNEEWGGEVTTGELQELVTLDEFVEDEEDKVQEVSQKDRPPNKEGDSFNIETLVTLDVAGDDEDKPEKTSRSVKRKHDVDTVEESVDFVTLDEVGEAEEEEEEKESSRTRGRPKSKTRKTPVRKSAKNLKNDIAEDEREERERSTLARSESQREEVDAPPAGQHLQSESPSGAAGHVVSKRKSELVGPEAKRSRSQSPCVTADFKLPPFTPNSPLGQEFVVPKSGFFCNLCRVFYLSENTAKELHCSGQKHYDNLQKHYQKLQHQHSRSSTPNSHGSFSD, from the exons ATGTCTGATCCTCGATACAACCGATATGCACCGGGTAACCAAAGATCCACCCAGGGGCCCTATGGACTCCCCAGTTTGCATGCAGAGAGGGACCTGGGCACAACTTCTCACCTTGGACTTGGGCCTGGCTTCAGCTCATCTGGAACATCTCCTGCAACTCCTGCCAACTCTGGGCGAATGATCCCACCACTGATGGCTCAGACGGTGAACTACAGGCCTGAACAGAGTCAGGCCAGAATAGATAACAACCTAGAGAGGTCTGTAGACATGAATGTTAGCAGAGCCAGGGAGGATGTGATGTTCCCTGACCGACCAGATCATCAGTCTCTAGGCCAGAGGTCTCACTTTACCAATACTAATGAATATCTGTCTTCAGATCCGGGAACAGCTTCCTATCCCATGTCATCAACCTCTGCTTCTCTAGATCATAGAAACTCTAATGATAAAAGTGGTAGTAGCTCCTTGGACTGGTTGTCAGGTTATAAAATGGCAGTACCTGGCCAGCCCCCTGTTTTTTATTCATCAGCTGCTTCATCAGGCTATACAAGCGTAGAGAACGAAAGAGAACGTGACATGCAGTCCATTCCAGGATTAGGTGACTATGTCTATCCCGTACCAAACCAACCTCCAGGACCATCTGAGACACATCGACCCAAATATTCCTCTGACTCTGCTGCTAACATCCTTTTGGACTTTGGACTTGAAAAAGAGGACTTGGGATATCTCGTCTCATACCCTCAAGACCAGATGACCCCTTCCAACATTCCATTTATCTTGCACCAAATCAGCatcgagaaaaaaaagagatctgCTGTTACAAAAGGAATGGATAATCTGAGTAGTTCTGGAGGGGCTTCAGCTGTTCTTCAGCCCCCTAAAGTAATTGACTATGGACATACTAGCAAATATGTTGGTGGGGTTGCAGATAGGATTGGAAGAACTAGTAACAGTAAGTTGTTGGACACCTATGATAATAGCAGCCACAGTCAAAAACCACAGGTAAACAATATGATGGAGGTAAAAACTAGTTCCATGGGTTCTTCCCATCAGGGTACTTCCGTTACCAGTGCCATTGCATCATACAGTTCATTACTGAGCTCAGTAGGTACTCCAAGTGATGATCGGGCTAGGCAAATTAACGCCCAACCAAGCCAGACTTCTCAAACACACCGTAGTTCTTTTTCCCTGCCAAAGTCAGACACAGACATAAGACTTATGTCACAGCCCCCATTGAAACAACCAGATGTAGATCACCAGTCTACATCAGAAACCAAACCATCCAGCGCACTGTTTCGTGGTGTGCATCCTGAACGCCCCGGTCTTGTGGTTGTTGGCAGCAGTGACACCACTGGTAACAAGAATCAAGGTTCAGCCCAGAGTCGAGAGTCGATGGTTGTTGAGCAAATTAAGATATGGCAGAACCAGAGACGGATGCAGCAGAACCAGCAGCCGCAGCAGGACCCGCCGAGGCAGCCGCAGCAGAACTCGCTGAGGCAACCACAGCAGAACCAACAGAGGCAGCCGCAGCAGAACCCGCCGAGGCAGCCGCAGCAGAACCCGCCGAGGCAGCCGCAGCAGAACCCGCCGAGGCAGCCGCAGCAGAACCCGCAGAGGCAGCCGCAGCAGAACCCACCGAGGCAGCCGCAGCAGAACCCCCCGAGGCAGCCGGAGCAGAACCCACCGAGGCAGCCACAGCAGAACCCCCCGAGGCAGCCGGAGCAGAACCCCCCGAGGCAGCCGCAGCACAACCAGCAGAACCGGCAGCCGCAGCACAACCAGCAGAACCGGCAGCCGCAGCACAACCAGCAGAACCAGCAGAACCGGCAGCCGCAGCAGAACCAGCAGAGGCAGCCGCAGCAGAATCAGCAGAGGCAGCCACAGCAGAACCAGCAGAGGCAGATGCAGGGGGTCGGGCCAGCATTGCAAATGGGGAAAGGGATGCCGCCCTCAGTCTTCCCTGTGGCACAACAACTTCCTACTTCGTTCGTTGCCGGTGACACACGTGGTTCAGGTGCCAAGAGGTCCTCTGGGTTTGCTCTCCACTCCACCATGATTCCTCCCGCTGAGCCAGTCCCGAACATCGTCCAGTCTCGGATGCCTCCCAGCAGGCAGTATCCAGCACAGAGGTCTCCAACTCCAGCAATGATGTTTGACTACACAGCGTCCACACCAAGAGACTTTCCCCATACCTGCTCTCTATGTTCCAAAGAATGCAGTAACTTGAGG GATTGGATCTCCCACCAGAACACCAGCCTTCACCTTGAGAGCTGCAAAGTCCTACGGGCAAA ATACCCGGACTGGAATGGCCAGATTGTTGCTCATCCCAG tgATGCGGGAAAAGATGTCAAGCCCTCGTCCTCAATTTCCTCACAGGCTTCTTCAGAACAGCATTGCAAGAAAACCAGCCCTCGTAGGCATCACAGCTCAGAGAGTAGAAGAGAAAAACGCAGCCGTTCACGATCACCGCACAGCTTCAGATACAAGCGCAG TTCCCGGTCACGATCAAGGAGCAAAGAaagggagaagaggaaaaacGAGAGAAGTTCTTCTCCACGGAGGAACGATAAGAGAAGATCCTCTCCAAAAGGGAATGATGATAGAAGGTCTTCTCCAAAGAGGAGCGACGATAGAAGGGCTTCTCCAAAGAGGAGCGACAATAGAAGGGCTTCTCCAAAGAGGAGCGACGATAGCAGGTCTTCTCCAAAGAGGAGCGACGATAGAAGGTCTTCTCCAAAGAGGAGCGACGATAGAAGGTCTTCTCCAAAGAGGAACGACAATAGAAGGTCTTCTCCAAAGAGGAGCGACGAGAAAGGGTCTGCTGCAAAGAGGAGCGACGAGAAAGGGTCTGCTGCAAAGAGGAGCGACGAGAAAGGGTCTGCTGCAAAGAGGAGCGACGAGAAAGGGTCTGCTGCAAAGAGGAGCGACGATAGAAGGTCTTCTACAAAGACAGACGACAAGGAAAAGTCTTCTCCAAAGACAGACGATGAGAAAGGGTCTGCTGCAAAGAGTAGCGATGATAAAGGGTCTTCTGCAATGAAGAGCGACGATAGGTCTTCTCCAAAGACAGACGACAAGGAAAAGTCTTCTCCTAAGACAGACGACAAGGAAAAGTCTTCTCCTAAGACAGACGACAAGGAAAGGTCTTCTCCAAAGACAGACGACAAGGAAAAGTCTTCTCCAAAGACAGGCGTCGAGGAAAAGTCTTCTCCAAAGAGGAGCGATAAGAAACGATCTTCACCAAGGAGGACTGACGAAAGACGATCTTCACCAAGGAGGACTGACGAGAGACGAACTTCACCAAGGAGGACTGACGAGAGACGATCTTCACCAAGGAGGACTGACGACAGACGATCTTCACCAAGGAGGACTGACAAGAGAAGGTCATCTCCCAGAGGAGGCCATGGAAAAAGATCATCATCAGAACATTCCCCTGAAAGGAAGAAGGCGAGCAGTGCAGAGAGGCTGGTGAAGGAAATACTACAAAAATCAG CTGCCAAGTCTTCCTCCAGCGAGCCTGACCTCGAAGCAGTCGTCAAAACTCTGGCTCCTGCTTTGCTGGCTGAGCTTGCCAAGATGAAGTCTTCCTCATCGTCATCTTCGTCGTCAACAAGGGGAAAGCGCTCGCAGTCCTCCTCGTCTGCTGGGAGGAAGGGttcttcctctgctgcctcttcatcatcctcatctgCTGCAGCAAAGAAGGAGACCACCACCACACCACCCAAGGCCaatgtgcagaaaaacaag atgGGCAAATCTCCACCTCCGACCATGGTGAAGCTAAAAGGCGttctcatctctctgtctcacagtgaagtGGTCAGTGCGGTGGAGcagtttggaaaaacaaaatcagtcgTACTGTTTCGTGCCAGGTTGGAG GCAGTCGTGTGTTTCGAGAAAGAAGAGGATGCTAAAAAACTGAGGAATGCAAGGAAAGTCATCATGAAAGGGATTCCAGTGGCTGTTTTTGTAGAAGAGGATACTGAAACGAAAAAGACTCCTCAGAA AAAACCTGTCGACTCTACACCTCAAACCACCAAATCCTCAACAGCGACTTCACCAAAAAAGGCTACGCCTGAAAAAATGTCGCCAGACTGTCCCGTGAAGCCTTTGTCTTCACCTTCTGAGACCCAAACAACCCAAGCAGGCAAACCTACCAGTGAGAAAACTGCTGCTAAAAGCTCAAACGCCACTGATAACGCAGAAGTCTTGACCAATCAAAATGAGACAGGAAACGCAACTGTTGCTGAACCAACTGAAGCAGGGGTCAAAGAAACAACGTCCGCTATACAGGAAACTGAAACACCAGTGGAGAATTTGATCTCAGCTGAAGGTATAAAAAAAGAACgagaagaagaacaaacttCAGAACCCACAAACATTCTGTCTTCATCCACATCAGAAAATCCCCCTGATCTTAAGTCCGAAGACTCAAAGGGTCAACAGTCTGTAGTGGTGCCAGGAAATACAATGAAGTTCGAAACAAGAGATCCGACAGTCTCTGAACTGAACTGCGAGGTAGAACCAAGCAAAACTGATGGTCAGGAGAAAGAAGCTGAAGACCTTGAACCGATGGGGGTTGGAGAAACGGGAGCTGAAGTAGCGGAGCCCATGGAAGCCACAAGTAGTGCTCCCGACAATGCAGGAGAAAACCTGATGCACACAGAGGCTGTACCAGACGATTCCAGGGAGGATCAACCACTTACCAGTGCAGATGAGACCAGACCTGATTTGTCTGCATCTGAACCTTCTGCTGTTCCACCTCAGAACACCGAAGTGCCCTCTGACATTAAGACTCCAGAAGCCTCTGTTAAAGCATCAGCAGAGGACCCTGAACCAGAGTCTGCTGCACCAGGATTGGAGGCGAAGGTGGAGGCTTCACAACCCACTGAAGACGACAATTTGGCACCGTCTCTCACCCTCGG TTTGAAGAGCCTCAATGAGCATCTTGAAGACTCCGGTGAAACCACGAAGTCAGTTGATCTTTCCACTCAGCCTCCCCCTCTTGAACTTGGTGATGATGCGGaaccagcagcacctgatgaATCCAGCACTTGTGAAAAAGTCACAGTCGACTCGTGTTCCACCGCTGCACGTGACAACGAACCCAAAGAGGAGACCGGGAGCAAACTGGGAGCAGAGGATGCCTTCGTCTCCACTATTTCTCCAACTGTAAATGAAGATGTAGACGCTCCAGCTGAGGAAAGTCTCACCACATCTAACTACAACACCGCAGAACTACTTCACTTTGACCAGGACACAGTTGTGGCCATTAAAGCATTAGTTCAACAGCACAAACTCGCCCAAGCAGGCaggagtgaggagagagag ATCTCCATCAAAACCAGTTCAGACTCAGCTGATGAAAAAGATGAAGACACGCCACAAGAAAAG GCTCAGAATGATTCTCCAGATGAGCAAATGTTCAACATGGAAGATTTTGTTACAGTCGATGAAGTCGGTGATGATGTGGGAAAAGCAAATCCAGACCCACATCGACTCTCCTCGTCGGAACCATCCGGTTGCGATTCCAGACAAACCTCAACAAAGGCCTCCTCGTCCAAGTCCACTGACGTGTCCACGAAGAGAATCTCATCCTCCAACATGAAATCTGTGTCACCCAAAAGGTTGAAGGAGTCGTCCGAGTCCACCAAACCCTCCTCCTTTGGTCACAAAGAACAGCGTAAAACAAAGCCTCCGGTCAAAGCAACAACACCCTCAAGTCATAGGACCAGATCGTCTTCTGCTGCATTCACAGGGGAAAAGATGGAGCCATCTGTGGAGACTCCCCCTGAGTCAGAGGGTGCAGTTGCAAAGTCTGACCACACAGTGCCAGCAGAGGATACTGCTGTAAAAACGGTTGAGTCGGAAACATCAGAGATGCAACCACCTGCAAAGGGACAGGAATCAGGCCTGAGCCAAACCCGGGATCTGGAGACTGATTTTAAGGACAAGACCGTAAAAGACCTGGAGAAAGGTAAAGATGATTCGGTGGAAAATACAAAGGAGGTGGATGTTGGTGACAATGTACAACTCGTGGAATCATCAGAtattcaaacacacaagcagATGGATGATGGGAACCGATCACAACACTCTGACACCCAGCTGCCTGACCCTAAGAACCTGGCAAACTTCCAGGTCCTGGACAGTATTGATGATGAAAACAACTGTCCCGAGGAGAGCAGTGAAAAGGAACTGGACACGTCTTCTCAAGTGGTAGATCATGCTATTGAAGACCGAGTAGGAAACGAAAATGCACCTGAAACCAAAATAGGTGAAGATAGTATCCGAGTCATGGATACCAGTTTGAAACCAGAAGAAAATCAGATGAAGCCAAAACAGGATGAAGATGAGGTTGAAAGCGGAGTGACATCAGCAGAATCATGCAAAAATATCGAGACGCCTGATGGTCAAATCCCAAAACATGACGTGAAAGACGTAGACAGTGACGTAACTGAACAAGAAACCTTTGAGATACTGGATTCAATTGATACAACAGAAGATGACGGTCAAACTCCATGTGATGCAACTCCCAAAGACAACCTGAGGAATATGGACGAAGAGGAAGATCTGTATCAGGTCGTTGATTCTGTTGGAGATCTTCCCACAACTACAGAGACGGAGTCTGAAGCCGACAGCAAGGCACTCAAAAGCAAGAAAGTTGAAACGGTTATAAAAGATGATAAATCATCAAAGAGGAACGTTACAAGGACCAGAGCATCAAAAAGCGAAGAGGACAAATCACCGAAGAAACAGGAGAGGACAGTAAAAAAGTATGAAACACGAACAAACAGGGACACCACCACAGAAGTTTCTAATAAAGACCAAGAGTCCGGAGCAGTCACTGACGATATGGTGTACGAAATACTGGATTCTGTTGAAGATGAACCAGTCGCTTTCACCCCAGAAAGGTCTGTGAGGAGAAGGAGTGCaagaggaaagaaggaagaCTTATCTGAGTCGTCTAAAAAAACCAAGGCTGACGAAGAGCCTTCATATGAAATCTTGGACTCAGTGGAAGACGAGAATATGGCAGAAGAAACAACCGTTACAACCAGATCTACCAGAGGCAGAAGAGAAAGAACAACTAAGAAAGATGCTTTGATTGacaagacaaagaaagaggACCTGTCGTCGACAAGGAGGCGGCGCACTCCTGCCAGAGAAACGccaaagaaagaggaggaaccTCTACAAGAAGGCACACCAACAATGAAGAAGTGTGACAAAACTGTGAGAGAGTCAGGTGAGGAGGAAGCCACCTATGAAATATTGGACTCTGTGGAGGACGAGGTCGTTAAGGAAGAGCGTCCCATGAcgaggggaaaaggaaaaaggggACGACCAAAGAAAGAGGTGAAAACCACTAAAAAAGAAACCGCTCTTTCAAAGAAGGGCAGCAAAGATGCATCTGAGAAAGAGGCTGCTGAAGAAGAGGTGTCTTATCAGGTTCTTGATTCTGTTGAGGATGAGAAGGTTGATCAGCCGAGGAGCGCAAAAGGGACGAATATGTCTAAAAACattgagaaacacaaaaaagaaagtctTCCAGAGGTACCTaaaaatgaggaagaggaggaggaggaggagcctttGTATCAGATAGTAGATTCTGTGGAAGATGATCAAACTCTGGAAGAGTCGGTGACTGAGGCAAAAGATGAGATCAGTCCACAAGTGGAGGAaccagctggaggaggagagacaaaaaTGTGTAGCACCGTTGTTGTAGGTGCATCTGAAGATGTGGTCCATGCTTTGGAGAAAGTCAGTGATGCTTCATCTGCCGAAGAACCTTTGAGTCTGGAGAAGACAGAGGGATCCCTCAAAACAGGCGACGAAAGACACAAAGAGGGAACGTCAACAACAAAGTCCCAAAGAGAAACGCCAGAAGAAGAGATGAATGCTCTGGTGAACCTGGAtgaagtgagtgatgaggaggaggattacCCCGACGACACGGCTGAGGAAGACCGGAGGAAGAACCAAGCTGTCAAGGAGAAAGAAACTACCGCCTCGAGGACGATGGACAAGAAACGAGGAGAGGTGGTAGAGGTCGACGTGAAGGAGCTGCTGACTCTGGATGAGGTTGGAGCTGATGAAGCCGGAGaggaagcaacagcagcacagaaTGAAGAGTGGGGCGGCGAGGTCACAACTGGAGAACTGCAGGAGCTTGTCACTCTGGACGAGTTCGTAGAAGACGAGGAGGACAAGGTTCAGGAGGTCTCACAGAAGGACCGCCCGCCCAACAAAGAGGGCGACTCCTTTAACATCGAG ACTTTGGTGACTTTAGACGTAGCGGGCGACGATGAGGACAAACCTGAGAAGACCTCGAGATCTGTGAAACGCAAACACGACGTGGACACAG TCGAGGAGAGCGTGGACTTTGTGACGCTAGACGAGGTGGGagaagctgaggaggaggaggaagaaaaagaatcGTCAAGAACGAGAGGTCGACCCAAAAGCAAAACCAGGAAAACCCCCG TGAGAAAATCTGCGAAGAATCTGAAAAACGACATTGCTGAAGACGAAAGAGAAGAGCGGGAACGGTCAACATTAGCGAGGAGTGAGAGTCAACGCGAGGAGGTCGAtgctccccctgctggacaaCACCTGCAGTCAGAGAGCCCGAGCGGTGCAGCCGGTCACG ttgtGAGTAAAAGAAAGTCGGAGCTCGTCGGACCAGAAGCGAAAAGATCTCGATCTCAGTCTCCTTGTGTCACTGCCGACTTCAAACTGCCGCCGTTCACTCCCAACAGTCCCCTCG GTCAGGAGTTTGTCGTCCCTAAGTCTGGGTTCTTCTGTAACCTGTGTCGCGTTTTCTACCTGAGTGAGAACACGGCCAAGGAGCTTCACTGCAGTGGCCAGAAGCACTATGACAAcctgcag aaacaTTACCAGAAGCTTCAACACCAACACTCGAGGAGTTCAACACCAAACTCTCACGGTTCCTTTTCTGACTGA